In one Verrucomicrobiota bacterium genomic region, the following are encoded:
- a CDS encoding type II secretion system protein, whose product MKTPPPSRASRAFTLIELLVVIAIIAILAGMLLPALSNAKSKANKTLCTSNEKQWGVALAMYAADFNNSFPDNRDGFDLSWMGLNMIAFWENYLIRSERPKDGKDKKAKNHVIFCPTDQWHRQADTWRAGQTGAERSPILTGYFYLPGRAPGGWPYQSEGLQEWHYRKKMGGIYSGAPVLIDRMQGVGSRTTNMYDTRLVWFVDDGGKRWKSGNHWEGPRGAPTGGNFLFEDGHVEWRNGKTVGLGSWAGNWQCFYKINVPEQ is encoded by the coding sequence ATGAAAACGCCTCCTCCATCCCGCGCGTCCCGCGCGTTCACCTTGATCGAACTCTTGGTGGTGATTGCCATCATCGCCATTCTCGCCGGCATGCTCCTGCCCGCGCTTTCCAACGCCAAGTCCAAGGCGAACAAAACCCTTTGTACCAGCAATGAAAAGCAATGGGGCGTCGCACTGGCCATGTACGCAGCCGACTTCAACAACAGCTTCCCCGACAATCGGGACGGATTTGACCTGAGCTGGATGGGGCTCAACATGATCGCGTTCTGGGAGAATTACCTCATCAGGTCGGAACGCCCAAAGGACGGCAAGGACAAGAAGGCGAAGAATCACGTCATTTTCTGCCCCACCGACCAGTGGCACCGGCAAGCGGATACCTGGCGCGCAGGTCAAACCGGGGCCGAAAGAAGTCCGATCCTCACCGGCTATTTTTATCTCCCTGGCCGGGCTCCCGGCGGCTGGCCGTACCAATCCGAAGGGCTTCAGGAATGGCACTACCGGAAGAAAATGGGAGGAATCTACAGCGGCGCTCCCGTGCTGATCGATCGTATGCAAGGCGTCGGATCGCGCACCACGAACATGTATGATACCAGGCTGGTTTGGTTTGTGGATGACGGCGGCAAGCGATGGAAATCCGGGAACCATTGGGAAGGTCCTCGCGGCGCGCCCACCGGCGGCAATTTCTTGTTCGAGGACGGCCACGTCGAGTGGCGGAACGGCAAGACTGTAGGCTTGGGCTCATGGGCAGGAAACTGGCAGTGCTTCTACAAGATCAACGTGCCGGAACAATAA